The genomic interval AATTTTATTATTAATAGTGGTTTAAATAATAATAAAAATTTTCAAAGTGATGCTTTAAAAGAATTGGGAATAAATGAAAGTGAATATAAAGAAACAATAGAGAGATATAAAAATTTAAAGGTTGAATTAAATAATAATACTATTAATGAAGATCAGTATAAGTTAGAAGAAAATAATTATAAAAAGCTTGAAAGTTCTTATGAAAACTTAAAAGCTGAAACAGCTAAAAAAGAAGAAGTTTATAATGAGCTTTTAAAGAAGAAAGCTGAAAAAGAGGAACAAGAAAAAATAGTCAAAGCTGAAGCAGAGAGAAAAGCTAAAGAAGAGGCAGAAAAGGCAAGGTTAAAGAGAGAAGAAGCAAAAAGAGAGTCTTCAAATAGTAGTAATTCAAGTAGTAAAAATAATCAATCAAATAATAAAAATAATGGAACATTTAAACCAAATGGGGGTACGGCTAGTCATGACCATAGAACAGGCTATGATAGTCCAAGTAGTGATCCTAATAAGCCACAAGCAACCTCAGACTATGGGTATGTAGCTAGTGGAAACAGCTATGTTCACAAAACTCCAGATTGTAAATTTATAAGAGGAAAGGCAACAAGTAGAGTAAGTGTAAGTGCTAGTGGAAAGCATACTTGTAATTGTTGGCGTTATTAAAATTATATTTTATATAAAAACAAAATAAATGTTATATTATGTGAAATATAAAAAGGTGGAATTTTAATTTCTTGCACTTAACATTTTAATATTATAAAATATTATAGGGAAAAAATGCATAAATAAAAAATAAATAGAAAATAGTGCAAAAAAATGAAGGTGAATTATTAAGAATTAATTAAAGTAAAGAAATTAGGTGAAATAATGATAAATTATGTGTGTGAAAAATGTAATTTAGAGTGTAGCACAAGTACTTGTCCGATTTGTAATGAAAGAACAATAGGAAAGTCAAAAATATTTTGGTGCAAAAATTGTAATATTCCAACATATGATGAAATTTGTACATGTTGTGGAGGTAAAGGAAAATATATTTCTACAGATATAAGACCTGTATTTCCTGAAGAAAGACTTCTTTTGGAAGTTTTAATAGGAGAGCCATTTAAGTTTTCAAAGTGTTCTGTATGGAATGGACAAGGAAATAGATATATAGTAGATGGTAAAAAAATAAATTTAACAGTTAAGGATTTAATGGTTAAATCTCCTAAAAAAGTTATACAAGAATTGCAAGAAAATGAAAAAGATAATAAAGTTACATATAAAAATTTTAATAAATATATAGATAGATTTATTGAAGTAAATAAAGATAGATACAATAACATTGTTACAGAAGCTACAGATTATATAATAGATCAAAAAGCTGGATATAATGATGATGAGATGTTTGTATCCTTTTCTGGTGGAAAAGATTCTACTGTTGTTAGCGATCTTGTTATAAAAGCATTAGGTAAACCAGAAATAATTCATGTTTTTGGAGATACTACATTGGAATTTCCAATGACAATGGTTTATGCAAATAGGTTTAAAAAAAATAATATAAGAACACCATTATTATCAGCAAAAAATAAAGAGAAAAACTTTTATGATCTTTGTGATGTTATAGGTCCTCCAAGTAGAGTTATGAGATGGTGCTGTATTATATTTAAAACAGGTGCAATTACTAAAAAAATAAGCACTATATTTAAAGATAAAACAAAAGTATTAACTTTTTATGGAATAAGAAGAAGTGAGTCTGTAAGTAGAAGTAAATATGATAGAACTTCAGATAGTCCTAAAATAACAAAGCAAAAGGTTGCTTCGCCAATAATAGATTGGTATGACTTTGATATATGGTTATATTTATTAACTACAAAGATAGATTTTAATGATGCTTATAGATTAGGATATTCTAGGGTTGGTTGTTGGTGTTGTCCAAATAACAGCACATGGTCTCAATATTTAGCAAGCATATATATGCCAGAAGAACATGAAAAATGGAGGAATCAACTTATAAGATTTGCTAAAAGTGTTGGTAAACCAGATCCAGAAGAATATATAGATGGTGGAAATTGGAAAGCTAGACAAGGAGGAAATGGTGTTAAATATAGTGAAAAAACATTTGTCAAATTTAAACCTTGTGCAGATGAAGCAGAAGCTATAAATTATGAATTAAAAAAAGAAATAACAGAAGAATTATATGAATTCTTTAAACCATTTGGATGGGTAAATAAAGATATGGGTAATAATAGATTGGGAGAAGTTTATATAGTAGATAAAAACAATAATCCTATTCTTAGATTGCAAGGCAGAATCGGAAGTAAGAATCTTAAAATTTCAATAATAAAGTTACCATTTAAATGTAGAAGCTTAAAAGAAGCAAAGAGTAAAGTAGATTGTCAAATAACGAAATATCAAATGTGTTTAGGTTGTTTAGCATGTGAAAGTGTGTGTAAACATGATGCAGTAAAAGTAAAAAAAGCTGCTCATGAAAATGAAATAGTATTTAAAACAGGTGAATCATATAAAATATATGATGACAAATGTAAAAGGTGTGGGGAATGTGTATCACACTTTGATGGTGGATGTTATATGAGAAAAGTGCTTATTACAAAAAGAGGTGAATAAGATTATGCCAAATATAAAAGGCAAAAAAAAGATAAGGATAAAAGGACATGGGAGTTTTTATTTAAGAGAGGGCTGGATAACTAAAGGGCTAAAAGAAATAAAGATAAATCCATATGTATTTTCAGATAAGAATGCAGCAGATATTTTAGGGGTAGGAAGCAATATGGTTTCTGCAATAAAATATTGGATTACTACATTAGGGCTTGTAGAAAGCAAAGTAGGAGAAAATAGAAAAACAAAATATATATTAAGTAATTTAGGAAAAATAATATATGAAAAAGATTTATATATAGAAGAAAGATTTACATTATGGATATTACATTACATGTTAGTTAAAAATCAAAATTCAGCAACTACTTGGAACTTAGTTTTTAACAACTTTGATGTTAAAGAATTTTCAAAAGATGAATTGTTTAATTTCCTAAATTTAGAATATACAAGACTAGTAGGTGAAGGGGAGTTTTCAGTAAAGTCACTTAATGATGACTGTACATGTTTATTAAAAACATATTATTCAGATAATGAAAATCTTAATCCAGAGGAAAATCTAATATGTCCTTTTTCTGAACTAAATATATTAGAAAGAAAGAAAAACAGATTTGATAAGTATGTATATACAAAACTAAAGATAAATAAATCTAAATTAAATCCATTAGTAATTTTATATGTATTAAATGACAGAAGTAAAAAAGGAAGTACAACTATAGATAGACTGATAGAAGAAGAAAATAATATAGGGAAAGTGTTTAACTTAGATAGAAATGAAGTGAATGAATATTTAGATATACTAGAAAAGCAAGGTTATATAGAAATAAATAGAACAGCTGGATTAAATACTGTTTATGTTAAAACTAATAAGAATATCCTTAATCAATATTACGATAAAGAGTAGGAGGAATTTTTTATGGAATACAGAGATATAATTAGCTTAAATAAAAGTTTTCAATACTCTATAAATTTACAGTATGATATAGATAATTTAGATAAAGTTAAGGGATATATACCTACAAAACAGAGTATTAGAATTTTAAAAGAATATTTAACAAGTATTATGTTAGATTCAACAGATAAGACAACTGTTCTTATAGGTCCATATGGAAAAGGAAAAAGTCACTTAGCTCTTGTTTTAATGGCTTTAATATCATCAGAAAATAAAACTATAATAAATGACTTAGTAAAGAAGATTAGAGTTATAGATGAAGAAACAGCAGATTTAATAAAAGCTTTAACAAAAAATAAAACTAGATTTTTACCATTAATAATAAATAGTAATAGTCAAGATTTACAACAATCATTCTTAATGTCATTAAAACAAGCTATTGAAAAATATGGATTAGAAGAAATTGAATTAAATACATATTTTACATCAGTAATAGATTTAATAAACTTATGGAAAAAATCTTATAAAGATACATTAAATATATTAGAAAAAGAATTAAGTAAATTTAATATTACAGTAGATCAATTTATAAAAGAATTAGAAAGTTATAGTAGTAGTGCATATCAAATTTTTGTAAATATATATCCTATTATAAGCTCAGGGGTAGAATATAATCCT from Clostridium perfringens carries:
- a CDS encoding cell envelope integrity protein TolA, giving the protein MKNDLKKLFKKLPGVNGKYKKVMTVYYGSLILFSIVTFFIKEDGSNFLLREFFILLVLPSIAIGFKNMKRFSRNEKLNYIVYPGIFIILINFIINSGLNNNKNFQSDALKELGINESEYKETIERYKNLKVELNNNTINEDQYKLEENNYKKLESSYENLKAETAKKEEVYNELLKKKAEKEEQEKIVKAEAERKAKEEAEKARLKREEAKRESSNSSNSSSKNNQSNNKNNGTFKPNGGTASHDHRTGYDSPSSDPNKPQATSDYGYVASGNSYVHKTPDCKFIRGKATSRVSVSASGKHTCNCWRY
- a CDS encoding phosphoadenosine phosphosulfate reductase domain-containing protein gives rise to the protein MINYVCEKCNLECSTSTCPICNERTIGKSKIFWCKNCNIPTYDEICTCCGGKGKYISTDIRPVFPEERLLLEVLIGEPFKFSKCSVWNGQGNRYIVDGKKINLTVKDLMVKSPKKVIQELQENEKDNKVTYKNFNKYIDRFIEVNKDRYNNIVTEATDYIIDQKAGYNDDEMFVSFSGGKDSTVVSDLVIKALGKPEIIHVFGDTTLEFPMTMVYANRFKKNNIRTPLLSAKNKEKNFYDLCDVIGPPSRVMRWCCIIFKTGAITKKISTIFKDKTKVLTFYGIRRSESVSRSKYDRTSDSPKITKQKVASPIIDWYDFDIWLYLLTTKIDFNDAYRLGYSRVGCWCCPNNSTWSQYLASIYMPEEHEKWRNQLIRFAKSVGKPDPEEYIDGGNWKARQGGNGVKYSEKTFVKFKPCADEAEAINYELKKEITEELYEFFKPFGWVNKDMGNNRLGEVYIVDKNNNPILRLQGRIGSKNLKISIIKLPFKCRSLKEAKSKVDCQITKYQMCLGCLACESVCKHDAVKVKKAAHENEIVFKTGESYKIYDDKCKRCGECVSHFDGGCYMRKVLITKRGE
- a CDS encoding DUF4007 family protein; translation: MPNIKGKKKIRIKGHGSFYLREGWITKGLKEIKINPYVFSDKNAADILGVGSNMVSAIKYWITTLGLVESKVGENRKTKYILSNLGKIIYEKDLYIEERFTLWILHYMLVKNQNSATTWNLVFNNFDVKEFSKDELFNFLNLEYTRLVGEGEFSVKSLNDDCTCLLKTYYSDNENLNPEENLICPFSELNILERKKNRFDKYVYTKLKINKSKLNPLVILYVLNDRSKKGSTTIDRLIEEENNIGKVFNLDRNEVNEYLDILEKQGYIEINRTAGLNTVYVKTNKNILNQYYDKE